The following proteins are co-located in the Nitrospiria bacterium genome:
- the clpP gene encoding ATP-dependent Clp endopeptidase proteolytic subunit ClpP: protein MEMLVPIVIEQTNRGERAYDIYSRLLKDRIIFIGAPIDDVFSNLIIAQLLFLDAEDPGKDINLYINSPGGMVTAGLAIYDTMQYIKSDVSTTCIGQASSMGALLLTAGKKGKRFVLPNSRIMIHQPMGGFQGQATDVDIQAREILKVRERLNEILAHHSGQPIDRIRLDTERDYFMSGEEARKYGLIDEVISRAPDLKEKGK from the coding sequence ATCGAAATGTTAGTGCCGATTGTGATCGAGCAAACGAACCGCGGCGAGCGCGCGTACGACATCTATTCGCGTCTACTTAAAGATCGGATCATTTTTATCGGGGCGCCGATCGATGACGTCTTTTCCAATTTGATTATCGCCCAGCTCCTGTTCTTGGATGCGGAAGATCCCGGGAAGGACATCAATCTGTATATCAACAGTCCCGGCGGTATGGTAACGGCCGGTCTCGCGATCTACGACACGATGCAGTACATCAAGTCGGATGTCTCCACCACCTGCATCGGCCAGGCCTCGAGCATGGGCGCGCTCCTTCTGACGGCCGGAAAGAAGGGCAAGCGCTTCGTGTTGCCCAATTCGAGGATCATGATCCACCAGCCGATGGGCGGCTTCCAGGGACAGGCCACGGATGTCGACATCCAGGCCCGTGAGATCCTGAAGGTGCGCGAGCGCCTCAACGAGATTCTCGCCCACCACAGCGGCCAGCCCATCGACCGGATCCGTCTGGATACCGAACGGGACTATTTCATGTCCGGGGAGGAGGCCCGGAAATACGGCTTGATCGACGAGGTCATCAGCCGCGCGCCGGACCTGAAAGAAAAGGGAAAATAG